A region of Dermochelys coriacea isolate rDerCor1 chromosome 1, rDerCor1.pri.v4, whole genome shotgun sequence DNA encodes the following proteins:
- the LOC122455835 gene encoding uncharacterized protein LOC122455835, which yields MSNLSLQSAACDTAALINSSFANNVSKYKHLKYLSKKTASSKSKVKHQPTISITDGNGIDEGANITDQCHQVAGDAITELTPEQESEHYEKHANSNNSRVGSKGKRNSSLKTEADEEGISDDQEKVTGPEEGEVNEEHDGEKEGKQKVCKQSIDDNEGSRAESCADAMSCNQSDSGEPSNQPNGYEPENLKMNNRVDKHTEEDTSGNHQPDTEGTEPTPGLCEMPQVWHYSSPLILHFPISCIVCMYKLY from the exons atgagtaacctctccttacag AGTGCTGCATGTGATACAGCTGCATTGATTAATTCCTCTTTTGCTAACAATGTCAGTAAATACAAGCATTTGAAATATCTATCGAAGAAAACTGCTTCAAGTAAGAGCAAAGTAAAACACCAACCCACTATTAGTATTACAGATGGCAATGGAATAGATGAGGGTGCAAACATTACTGATCAATGCCATCAGGTTGCTGGAGATGCAATTACTGAATTAACTCCAGAACAGGAATCTGAACATTATGAAAAACATGCAAATTCAAATAATTCTAGGGTAGGATCAAAAGGCAAAAGgaatagctctctgaaaactgaAGCGGATGAAGAGGGTATCAGTGATGACCAAGAAAAAGTAACAGGCCCTGAAGAGGGTGAAGTTAATGAAGAACATGatggagagaaagaagggaagCAAAAAGTATGCAAGCAATCAATTGATGACAATGAAGGAAGTAGAGCAGAATCTTGTGCTGATGCAATGAGCTGCAATCAGTCTGATTCAGGGGAGCCTTCTAATCAACCTAATGGTTATGAgccagaaaatttaaaaatgaataatagaGTGGATAAACACACTGAAGAAGATACAAGTGGAAATCACCAACCTGATACAGAGGGGACTGAACCAACCCCAGGTCTTTGTGAAATGCCCCAGGTTTGGCACTATAGCAGTCCTTTAATCCTTCACTTCCCTATTAGCTGCATTGTTTGTATGTATAAATTATATTga